From a region of the Lactuca sativa cultivar Salinas chromosome 4, Lsat_Salinas_v11, whole genome shotgun sequence genome:
- the LOC111879987 gene encoding 40S ribosomal protein S9-2: MVHVSFYRNYGKTFKKPRRPYEKERLDAELKLVGEYGLRCKRELWRVQYALSRIRNAARMLLTLEEKDPRRIFEGEALMRRMNRYGLLDESQNKLDYVLALTVENFLERRLQTLVFKTGMAKSIHHARVLIKQRHIRVGRQVVNVPSFMVRVDSQKHIDFSLTSPFGGGRPGRVKRKNQKAAAKKASGGDADEDDEE; this comes from the exons ATGGTGCACGTCTCGTTTTACCGCAACT ATGGGAAAACTTTCAAGAAACCCCGTCGTCCATACGAGAAGGAAAGATTAGATGCTGAACTGAAGCTTGTTGGAGAATATGGGCTTAGATGCAAAAGAGAGCTTTGGAGGGTTCAATATGCCCTGAGCAGAATCCGTAATGCTGCAAGAATGCTTCTGACCCTTGAAGAAAAGGACCCACGTAGGATCTTTGAAGGTGAAGCCCTTATGAGAAGGATGAACAGATATGGACTTTTGGATGAGAGCCAAAACAAGCTAGATTACGTTCTTGCCCTTACTGTTGAAAACTTTCTTGAACGCCGTTTACAGACACTTGTGTTCAAAACTGGAATGGCCAAATCCATCCACCATGCTAGAGTTCTCATCAAGCAAAGGCACATCAG GGTGGGAAGGCAAGTGGTGAATGTTCCATCATTCATGGTGCGTGTTGACTCCCAGAAGCATATTGACTTTTCTCTCACTAGTCCCTTTGGAGGCGGGCGACCTGGCAGAGTCAAGCGAAAGAACCAAAAGGCGGCTGCCAAGAAGGCGTCAGGTGGGGACGCTGACGAGGATGATGAAGAGTGA